A genomic window from Methanobacterium sp. BRmetb2 includes:
- a CDS encoding NAD-dependent dehydratase produces MNLKGKSVLLTGAGGFIGSHLSEALIDLNVDLKAFVRYNSRNDWGMLEYLPRDKVNSLEVITGDLRDYDAIRDAVKDVDVIFHLASLISIPYSYVHPRENVETNVMGTFNVLMAARDYQVEKIVHTSTSETYGTARYVPIDEEHPLQGQSPYSASKIGADKIAESFHLSYELPVATIRPFNTFGPRQSSRAVIPTIISQALTKDELQLGSLHPTRDYTYVKDLAQGFIKVGESPESVGEVINIGSNFEISIGDLTEKIISLIGRDVTIQTDQSRIRPSGSEVERLWCDNSKAKRLLNWEPSMSLDEGLQETINWIRENVDLHKTDIYNR; encoded by the coding sequence ATTAACTTAAAAGGTAAATCAGTTTTATTAACCGGCGCCGGTGGATTTATAGGAAGCCACCTGAGCGAAGCACTTATTGATCTAAATGTTGATTTAAAAGCATTTGTAAGATACAACTCCCGGAACGACTGGGGAATGCTGGAATATCTACCAAGAGATAAGGTAAATTCCCTGGAGGTTATAACTGGAGATTTGAGGGATTATGATGCAATCCGGGATGCAGTTAAAGATGTGGATGTGATATTTCACCTGGCCTCGCTCATCAGTATCCCCTACTCATATGTTCACCCCCGGGAGAATGTGGAAACCAACGTAATGGGAACATTTAACGTGTTAATGGCGGCCAGGGACTACCAAGTAGAGAAGATAGTTCACACCTCCACCAGCGAAACTTACGGAACAGCGAGATACGTCCCCATAGATGAAGAACATCCCCTGCAGGGTCAGTCACCTTATTCAGCCAGTAAAATTGGGGCAGATAAAATAGCTGAAAGTTTTCACCTTTCTTATGAACTGCCAGTGGCAACCATTAGGCCATTTAACACCTTTGGTCCCAGGCAGTCTTCACGGGCAGTAATTCCCACCATTATCTCTCAAGCTTTAACCAAGGACGAGCTTCAGTTAGGATCCCTTCATCCTACCAGAGATTACACATATGTAAAAGATTTAGCCCAGGGTTTTATCAAAGTAGGAGAGTCCCCTGAATCAGTTGGGGAAGTAATAAACATTGGTTCTAACTTTGAAATTTCGATTGGAGACCTAACCGAGAAGATCATATCCCTGATTGGCCGTGATGTTACCATTCAAACTGACCAGTCCCGTATCAGACCCAGTGGAAGTGAAGTGGAAAGGTTGTGGTGCGACAATTCCAAAGCAAAGAGGCTTTTAAACTGGGAGCCCAGCATGTCTCTGGATGAAGGTCTTCAAGAAACTATTAACTGGATCAGGGAGAATGTGGATCTGCATAAAACTGATATATACAACCGTTAA
- a CDS encoding ABC transporter ATP-binding protein, with amino-acid sequence MLTNNQFSGRNWLWKFIYTLFNFEKGKVLIAIILMVLISLTEGIGLILLVPLLQLVGLNVQGGSLGQIEGFIASFFNFINIEPSLATILFLYVVIISLNAYFFRLQTLRSSSIQYEFATHLRKKLFQAITYSDWLFFVKNQTSDFAHALTYEVERIILGTNQFLSMLASSIVLLVYIIFALKVSGIITGLIFLVGLILLLILKKRTQSSSESGVKLSESTRDMYSATVKQMDGMKTIKSFQMEEKNVFIFSRIADAVSEKYMDAIKSYSDVKFLFDVGSVVILSIIVYLLVAVIKIPTAELLILLFLFVRMIPRFSIIQRNYQYFINMIPAFKSVLELEDRCNSAAEESSKGNSINFKDSVELKNVEFNYPGLDVPAVKKINLTIKYGSITALAGPSGAGKSTVADLIMGLIKPDNGKICADSQDLNSNITAWRSKIGYVAQETYLFNDSIANNLLFASPASSKEDIWEALNLASADRFVSKLPDGLDTVVGDRGVRLSGGERQRLALARALIRRPSLLILDEATSNLDHENEKRILKSLENLPGKISILIIAHRQSTIQNADYIYLMDKGEIIESGSWDMLIDNDNGKFQRLFSKNNSF; translated from the coding sequence ATGTTAACAAATAATCAATTTTCAGGTAGAAACTGGCTCTGGAAATTCATATATACTCTCTTCAACTTTGAGAAAGGAAAAGTGTTAATAGCTATTATTTTAATGGTTTTAATCAGCCTAACCGAAGGTATAGGCCTAATATTACTGGTACCTCTCTTACAGCTGGTGGGTTTAAATGTTCAGGGTGGAAGTCTGGGACAGATTGAAGGATTTATTGCGTCATTTTTCAACTTCATAAATATAGAACCATCCCTGGCCACTATTCTATTTTTGTACGTGGTGATAATCAGTTTAAATGCTTATTTTTTCAGGTTGCAGACACTTAGAAGTTCAAGTATCCAGTACGAATTTGCGACTCACCTTAGAAAGAAATTATTTCAGGCCATCACCTACTCAGATTGGCTATTTTTTGTGAAAAACCAGACATCTGATTTTGCCCATGCTTTAACCTACGAGGTGGAGCGGATCATCCTAGGCACTAACCAGTTTTTATCCATGCTGGCTAGTTCCATTGTTCTACTGGTTTACATAATATTCGCCCTAAAAGTATCAGGCATTATAACTGGTTTGATCTTTCTGGTTGGACTCATCCTCCTATTAATACTTAAAAAGAGAACCCAATCCTCAAGTGAGAGTGGAGTTAAATTATCTGAAAGTACCCGGGACATGTATTCAGCCACAGTTAAACAGATGGACGGGATGAAAACCATAAAAAGTTTTCAGATGGAAGAAAAGAACGTGTTTATCTTCTCCAGAATAGCTGATGCAGTATCAGAAAAATACATGGACGCCATAAAAAGCTACTCCGATGTAAAATTCCTATTTGATGTAGGATCAGTGGTGATACTCAGCATTATTGTCTACCTATTAGTGGCCGTTATAAAAATCCCCACTGCAGAATTGCTTATACTGTTATTTTTATTTGTCCGGATGATACCCCGATTTTCTATAATTCAGAGAAACTACCAGTATTTCATAAACATGATACCTGCCTTTAAGAGTGTTCTGGAACTTGAAGACAGGTGCAATAGTGCAGCCGAAGAATCTTCAAAAGGAAATTCAATAAATTTTAAAGATTCAGTTGAATTAAAAAATGTGGAATTTAACTATCCTGGCCTGGATGTTCCAGCAGTTAAAAAAATTAATTTAACCATTAAATATGGTTCTATAACAGCTTTAGCTGGCCCCTCAGGGGCAGGTAAAAGTACTGTTGCTGATCTAATCATGGGACTTATTAAACCAGATAATGGTAAGATCTGTGCTGATAGTCAAGATTTAAATTCTAATATCACCGCTTGGAGATCTAAGATTGGATACGTGGCCCAGGAGACCTATCTTTTTAATGACAGTATTGCCAACAACCTTTTATTTGCAAGTCCTGCTAGTAGCAAAGAAGATATATGGGAAGCTTTAAACTTGGCATCAGCAGACAGATTTGTCTCTAAACTACCTGATGGTTTGGATACAGTTGTTGGTGATAGGGGAGTTCGATTATCAGGTGGTGAAAGACAGCGCTTGGCCCTGGCACGTGCTCTTATACGCAGACCATCCTTACTAATACTGGATGAGGCCACCAGTAATCTTGACCATGAAAATGAAAAACGCATATTAAAATCCCTTGAAAATCTTCCTGGAAAAATTTCTATTCTTATAATAGCCCACCGCCAGTCTACTATACAGAATGCAGATTACATCTACTTGATGGATAAAGGAGAAATAATCGAATCTGGGTCATGGGATATGTTAATAGATAATGATAATGGGAAATTTCAGCGCTTATTTTCAAAAAATAACTCATTTTAA
- the rnc gene encoding ribonuclease III, with product MHLLKKLSIQPHNRHFYELAFLHESYANEHDLNECYQRLEFLGDAVLDLLVSEYLYNHNPHLTEGELTQIRSNYVCKQALYNYSTELGLDQYIKLGVGAQLSRREMDSVVSDVFESFIGALYLDQGLSIVREVLSKTVIPHIKNNDIFFYDYKSELKHLCDVRSLDLSYELVMEKGEPHNKIFTMTTVINGKHYGTGTAGSKKEAEQKAAQITLDMI from the coding sequence ATGCACTTACTCAAAAAGCTTTCAATCCAACCACATAATAGGCATTTTTACGAGCTTGCCTTTCTCCATGAGTCTTATGCCAATGAACACGACCTTAATGAATGTTATCAGAGATTAGAATTTTTAGGTGACGCTGTTTTGGACTTATTAGTTTCTGAATACCTTTACAACCATAATCCCCACCTGACTGAGGGAGAGTTAACCCAGATACGTTCTAACTACGTGTGTAAACAGGCCCTTTACAACTATTCTACTGAACTGGGACTGGACCAGTATATAAAATTGGGTGTAGGAGCCCAACTGTCCCGGCGGGAGATGGATTCCGTGGTGAGTGATGTGTTCGAATCCTTCATCGGTGCCCTGTACCTGGACCAGGGACTCTCTATTGTGAGAGAAGTTTTATCCAAGACAGTGATTCCCCACATCAAGAACAATGACATATTTTTCTACGACTATAAATCTGAACTAAAACACCTATGTGATGTTAGATCCCTTGATCTAAGTTATGAACTGGTAATGGAGAAAGGAGAGCCCCACAATAAAATATTTACCATGACCACGGTTATAAATGGGAAACATTATGGGACCGGGACTGCCGGCAGTAAAAAAGAAGCCGAACAGAAGGCAGCTCAAATTACATTGGATATGATTTGA
- a CDS encoding ATPase, whose translation MPILPLGIPSELNKYFYNRKKELKTLKYYLNALNQDISEQILVTGFRGVGKTYLLKKLLDDLPDNILTAYVDVSRVFGSQKGKLKEELIMNYLLESMNNTLKNRSGKLETIYKTVEKFSNKLKLKKYDFKDAGSMLGIPIPNTEDDYQKLSRFVMEFPQKIVESSPDIKGFAIVIDEFQLLAELENPASFFWLIRSYTQNQDNVSYIFTGSTAKSSEIVEMINGASGAFGGRMLQFNVDPFTPEETKGYLKDKVPEIQLTEDGFNRFYHCTRGIPAYINSFCNTMSAGENYDDKMVKETFLKKMDQISVMWISIWGTLTPKEKKLLISLVKSGPQKWSQLLENVDLSRNTLSKYLDILKNKGIITFNDTAGYHIADSMLSSWIKQKKETEGYYPP comes from the coding sequence ATGCCCATACTACCACTAGGCATTCCTTCAGAGTTAAATAAATACTTTTATAACAGGAAAAAGGAATTGAAAACCTTAAAATATTATTTAAACGCTTTAAATCAGGATATATCAGAACAAATACTTGTAACTGGATTTAGAGGGGTTGGAAAAACGTACCTCCTGAAGAAACTCTTGGATGATCTACCCGACAATATTCTAACTGCCTATGTAGATGTATCCCGGGTCTTTGGAAGCCAAAAAGGAAAACTTAAAGAAGAACTTATCATGAATTATCTCCTGGAATCCATGAATAATACCTTAAAAAATCGCTCAGGTAAATTAGAGACAATATATAAGACCGTGGAAAAATTTTCCAATAAACTGAAACTAAAAAAATATGATTTTAAGGATGCAGGGAGCATGTTAGGAATTCCTATTCCTAATACAGAGGACGATTATCAAAAATTGAGCCGTTTTGTCATGGAATTTCCCCAAAAAATTGTGGAATCATCCCCGGATATTAAAGGTTTTGCAATAGTAATAGACGAATTTCAATTACTGGCAGAACTGGAAAATCCAGCCTCATTTTTCTGGCTTATTCGAAGTTACACTCAAAATCAGGACAATGTAAGTTACATCTTCACTGGATCCACTGCAAAAAGTAGTGAAATAGTGGAGATGATCAACGGAGCCAGCGGAGCATTTGGAGGTAGAATGTTGCAATTCAATGTAGATCCCTTCACTCCAGAAGAAACTAAAGGATATCTAAAAGATAAAGTGCCTGAAATTCAGTTAACTGAAGACGGATTTAACCGTTTTTATCATTGTACAAGGGGTATTCCTGCATACATTAACAGCTTCTGCAACACCATGTCTGCTGGTGAAAATTACGATGACAAAATGGTGAAAGAGACTTTTCTAAAAAAGATGGATCAAATATCAGTTATGTGGATAAGTATTTGGGGTACACTAACCCCTAAAGAGAAGAAACTTTTAATATCCCTGGTTAAAAGCGGTCCTCAAAAATGGAGCCAACTTCTAGAAAATGTGGACCTTTCAAGGAATACTCTCTCCAAATATTTAGATATTCTTAAAAATAAAGGAATAATTACGTTCAATGATACTGCTGGTTACCATATAGCTGATTCCATGTTATCATCATGGATCAAACAAAAAAAGGAGACTGAAGGTTATTATCCTCCTTGA
- a CDS encoding nucleoside-diphosphate-sugar pyrophosphorylase, producing MKALILAGGKGRRLRPYTTTIPKPLMPIGDKAILEIVVGQLKDNGFEDIIMSIGHLGELLMAFFGDGSKYGVNINYTKEDKPLGTAGPLSLIREDVDGPFLMMNGDVLTNINYADLMKYHNKKGDIATVALNKRVVNIDFGVTEIDSDNKIVGYKEKPVIDYLVSMGVYIFDNRVLDYIEDDTYFDLPDLINRLISNGETVNGYLFDGYWLDIGRHDDYERANQEFEEVFENLLGNK from the coding sequence ATGAAAGCATTAATTCTTGCTGGTGGAAAAGGCAGGCGGCTGCGGCCTTACACTACCACCATCCCCAAACCTTTAATGCCCATAGGGGATAAGGCCATATTGGAAATTGTGGTGGGGCAATTAAAGGACAATGGATTTGAAGATATAATAATGTCTATTGGACATTTAGGTGAACTTTTAATGGCCTTTTTTGGTGATGGGAGCAAATATGGTGTAAATATAAACTATACCAAAGAAGATAAACCATTGGGAACTGCCGGACCTCTTTCATTAATTAGAGAAGATGTGGACGGGCCCTTTTTGATGATGAACGGCGATGTTCTAACGAATATCAACTACGCTGATCTCATGAAATACCACAATAAAAAAGGTGATATTGCCACGGTGGCCCTAAATAAAAGGGTGGTTAATATTGACTTTGGTGTTACCGAGATCGATAGTGATAATAAAATTGTTGGCTATAAGGAAAAACCAGTTATTGATTATCTGGTGAGTATGGGTGTTTATATATTTGATAACCGGGTTTTAGATTACATTGAAGATGACACCTACTTTGACCTACCTGACCTGATTAACCGACTTATAAGTAACGGCGAAACAGTTAATGGTTACCTTTTTGATGGCTACTGGCTGGATATTGGCCGGCACGATGACTATGAACGGGCCAATCAGGAATTTGAGGAAGTATTTGAAAACCTGTTAGGTAATAAATAG